From the Helianthus annuus cultivar XRQ/B chromosome 17, HanXRQr2.0-SUNRISE, whole genome shotgun sequence genome, the window CGAGTACCGCTTCATAACCAATACCGAATTTACCAATCCCACTCGATTTTTGGTACCGGCATTTAGCGTTTTGGTACTGGTCTGGTACGGGTATTTTTGATTTTCGATATTTTGGTATCaagacttttttttttctttttatcaatttGTATGATAAAGAAattctttttatattattatatataaagtCTCCAAATCGCCGTTTTCATGTAGCCCTCTTCTTGTCATCGAATAGCATGGTGGAGTTTCATTGAGCTATACCGGTTGTATTTGGAGTCCTCCAAACCAGTATTTAAAACGaaccaataaataaatatattggaTCTAGAATCAAAAACCAGATGGAAATAAATCGGTTAAAACTTCGAAAAATTCCATATCATAGAGATATCACTATCGTAATTTACTTTATGGATCATGTAAACAGCAAACCAATAAATATTCCTTGATTATGTGGTAATCCACTAcctttaaaatataataataatctTTATACTATCAGTAATGCTTTGTGAATAACACACAGAGAACTgatgaacaacaacaacaactgtaAATGGTTGTTTTAAGTTGACTATTGCTGCGGCCCATGTTCAGGCACCTTATTGATCAAGTTCAACACCTTGTAGATCTCCATGgctttcctcctcctcctccgcctaTTCCCACCGTTCCGCCGTCGCCGACGACGACGGTGCTAGCACCGCCGCTGTACCTTCATGACTAcaggttcttcttcttctttttgttttttttactagTGAAAACCTAAGTATATGGATCCGTTTAGGTTTACagttagggttttgaaatgtAAACCGCATGGAGTTATTGTTGTATTTGTGTCGGTGCTTAATATCGATCGAGTGATATTGTGTTTAGTTGTGATTTGATTTACAGTGAATTGATGCTAATTTGATGTGCCTTGAGTTTGAATTGGTTTGTTCATGATTTATGTGTATTTGCTTCTGAGAAGTAATGAATTAGGTATTGTTTTAGAGCTAATCAGTTAGGCATTTGGTTATGAATTAGGTGTTGTTTTGGGATAGCCTAGAGAGTAGAGGGGTTCCTAGGAGGTATATAGACATAATTAGGGATATGTATCTTAAGACTGAAACTAGTGTTCGAGCGCCGTAGGGGATGCGGATTTCTTTCTTGTGGAGGTAGGACTGCACCAAGAGTCGGCGTTGAGTCTGTTTCTCTTCGCGGTGGTCCTAGATGAGTTGTCAAAGCTGATTCAAGAGACAGTCCCATGGTGTTTGCTTTTTTTTGCGGATGATATTGTATTAATTGCTGAGAGTAAACCGAGCTTAAATGTGAGGTTAGAGGAGTGGAGAATAGCCTTAGAAGGAAAGGGTTTAAGGATTGCTCGCTCTAAGACTAAGTACCTGTATTGTAATTTCAGTGGGACAGACAACAACGAGGAAACTCAGATTACCATTGAGGACCAAGTGGTACCGCAAACAACCAAGTTCAAGTATTTAGGAGCATTTGTGCAGAGTGATGGGGAGCTAGATAGTGACGTAACCCACCGCATCCAGGTTGGATGGTGCAGGTGGAGAGCCGCAACGGGCATACTGTGTGACAAGAGGTTTCCAACTAAATTAAAGGGGAAATTTTATAGGGTGAAAGTGAGACTGACTATGGTATATGGAACAGAGTGTTGGGCTATCAAGAAGACGCAGGCGCGTAAGCtggaggtagcagagatgaggatgttgCGGTGGATGTGTGGACACACTAGGTTGGACaagataagaaatgaggtttttagggtAAGATTAGGGTTAGTATATTAGACAAGATAAGGGAAGGGAGGTTGAGATGGTTTGGCCATATTAGGAGGAGTCCGACAGTGGCCACAGTTAGAACTTAGAAGTTAGAACCGTGGAAACCATTAGTGTGGAGGGAAGGAGGAGTAGAGGTAGACCAAAACTGACTTGGGATGAGAGGATTAGACAGGATTTGATAGACTTGCGCCTTTCTGAGGACATGTCGAGGATAGGAGTTCTTGGAGACGTAGGATTTGGTATTAGATGCTCGACTTAGGGGCTTGATTTTTCTTCTTTATATTGATAGCCTATGTGTGTTATCGCTTGCATTTGTGTTATATACTTTTTGTATGTTTATTTGACTCATATTTGGATTTGGTTTAGGAgctgggggtctcactggaagcggCCTCTCAATCCCCTGGGATAGAGGTAACGCTTGCCTACAtctcaccctccccagaccctatcaaTAGCTTGGCTATAGGTGGGATTATACTGGGTACaattgttgttgtatttggttatATTTTGAATTTGATTTTCGGTGCTGGCAAATTGATGCGGATTTGATGTACTATGAGTTCAAATTTGTTTATCGTTGTTGAACATTTCTGTTATGTTCACTTTTAATTGAATTCTGAGAACTAATGAATTAGGTATTGTTCTAGAACTAATCAATTAGGTATACAGTTATATTTTGAATTTCATTGCTTAGCCAATTGAGGCGAATCCGATGTACCTTAAGTTCGAATTTGTTCATCTTTATTGATAATTTCTGGCATATTCTCGTTTAATTGACTTATGAGAAGAAATGAATTAGGTATTGTTCTAGAACTTTCCTCATTAGCCTTTGTTCTGAACATAAGAATGGATTCAAAGCTTGAATACCTATCTGTAACAATAGTGTGTGTTCATTGTCGTATCTCAGCTAATTAGCGCTTTTGTTTGCAGATGGTGTTTTGGGAATCTTGAAAACAGCGTTTTTGAAAACAATTGTGAGAATGTTATAATGAAGGTCACGAAATCAAAGAAAACTAAAAAGAAGCAAAAGCAAAAACAAACCGAAAACTCTGGTTCAAACGAGTCTTTAAACGAAGAAATCTGGAGACACTTCCCAGAAGAGTTATATGAGAACGTAATTGCAAGACTTCCAATAGCCACAATCTTCCGTTTCAGATCCGTTTGCCAAAACTGGAACTCGTTGCTGACTTCCAACACTTTCACACGTCAATGTGCTCGCTTTATACCACCACAACCATGGTTTTACATCATGACCCATGAGAAAGCCAACGCAGGAGCCATGTATGATCCCGTTTCCACAAAATGGTACTACCTTTTTATTCCTAAAATGCCCACAGAACGTATAATTTCTCCTGTGGCTTCGGCTGGTGGTCTGCTTTGTTTTCATGGTAATGGAGGTAGAAGCTTCTTTGTATGTAATCCTCTTACCAACACGTTCAAAAAGTTACCCGACAGATTGTCTAGTATTTGGTCAATCGTAgctgttgaaatgattttgaacaaaaaGTCAAATACCGGAGGTTATCAAATCATGTTGGTAGCATCTAACGGTGAGTATGAAGTTTATGATTCTGTTATAAACAAGTGGACACTCGTAGAAAGCCTGCCTGATTGTATCAAACTGCCGCTTTCATCGAAGCTTCGCTTCAATACCGTGGCGGCAAACGGGTTGATATACTTTTTACGGTCAGACCCTTACGGGATTGTGTCGTTTGACATGGAGTCTAAGGTTTGGAAGCAGTATCTGGTCCCGCCACCACCATTGTCGAGGGACCTTGCGTTGGTGGAATGTGGCGGGAGGATTATGCTGGTCGGGCTGGTGACAAAGAGCGCCGCCAGTAGTGTTTCTGTATGGGAGCTTCAGAAGATGACTCTCTTATGGAAGGAGGTTGACAGAATGCCAAATGTAATGAGTTTAGAGTTTTATGGGAAACATGTTAGTCTGTGCTGTTTGGGTAACAGCGGATTGGTTATGTTATCCCTTGTATCTGGAACGATGAACCGGTTGATCACTTATGATATTTTAAAGAAGGAATGGTTGAAGGTTCCTGATTGTGCAATGGGGATTGCTATCGGTACTGCATTTCATCCATCGTTAACTGCAATAGCTTAATAATGGTTGAAAGTTCCTCGTTGTAATCTTGTTTTCCCcatttgtttttgtattttcgttTTGTGTATGTTAAGTGTATTACTCTGTTGAGAAATAAAAACTTGTTTGTAAGTCCAGTTACTTGATATCCCCAGAATGATCTTGTTCATGTTGATTAGACGTCGTAATTGTGTGTGAAATTGACACGAGAAAGCTAAATAAACGTTTTGTATTATCTAAAgtaattttggcagagtttcgcTACAATGACACTACTTTCAAAAGCTAGGTATCCGAAGTTATTACTCTTAAGGCGCATCACAGTATCCGAAGTTATTACTCTTAAGGCGCATCACACCATCTATACATAGACACAGTGTCCAGCGCATCGCAGCCTGAGCAGCATTGATACGGTGTGCATGACTCATACGTTTATTTATTGAGTTGTTTCTACAGGTGTTAATGAGACAAGACAAGCCTGCGCTAGGTGCTCGAGCGTAGCTCTTTTTTAGTTTAGCTTGTTAATAGTTTTTCAAGCTACTCGCTTACGATTTGTTAAAAGTTTAATTATTATACAcacagacacacacacacacacacacatatatattaaaatttatcatataaataaaagaaatattTGAGTATTAATAATATTTTGATTAGTTGTGTTGGCAAGTAACAATGGTTCTCTAAGGGTAAACTGTAAAAGCAACAAAGTAAATGATACAGCCATCAATGACAATGTATTAGATAGATCTTCAAGCCATTCCACCACTTGTAGCCGTCCTGATGATCTGAACCAGAGCTGGAGGAAGATCAAAAGAAGCCACAAATCAGAATCAATGTTTTAATCACAATTAAAGAAGTCAATCAATGCATAAATCAAGTTAAGGAGGGTGAATAGATTAATCTTACATGATCCAATAACAACAAACACAAAGAAGCCAAGCATAATAGGCCCAACAGGATAGTTGTTCCCCTTCTTTGTGGATGATGATTGACCCACAGATCCACGCCTCGTGATGTTCTTATCAAATTTCCCAACCTTCTTATCCGCAAGACGCCTTGATGTTGTCTACATTAATAAACACACAACAAATTAGTTATCTTTTTTTCGAATCCAGTTTGTTTCATAGAATGGAATAGAATCTAAATGGAATTGGAATAACTGGAATTGAACATATAACATAAGAAACAAACTCTACATTCCAATTCCATCCAGATTCCATTCCATTATATGAAACACACCTAAAATTCCAAATAAAATTTCAATTCCTATGCAAATTCCAATTCCACTTCCATTACATTCCATGAATCGAACGCTAAATACTCCTGTACTTTTGCAGGATTTGAACTTTTCTGTATAGTCTCATATAGATTTAATAATGAAATCACTCAATTCTCTTTAAATCGAACTCGATTACAAGTTATGCACAACCACATCTTACATAATGATGTATGAATGTCATGATCCTCACCACTATGATGTAATTTCAGGAATATGCTATACAACAATTATAGATTAATTTCAAGCAATTGACATAAATATTCATAGGTTATACAATTTCATCAACTTAAACCTTGAAAACCAGAAGAAATCAAATCGGATCTGAATAATTTACGGTAGAACAATGCGATTAGAGACGAAATTCAAACGGAGGATAATCGATTAATCATAAATCATCTGTTGTCTATAGAATAAATAATAATACTGCATTACGAATAGAATAATAATATTACCATGATTGTGCACAGAAATCGAAGAAAGTGggttctgttcgaaggatttgTTGATGAAAGATGAAAGATGAAAGATGGCCAAAACGATGCAGGTTTTGTTGTGTATATATGGCTTTGAGAGATTGAGATTTGTTGTTGACTTTCAAAAGTTATAGTCCAGGTGTAGCGTGCTGATTGGTTGAAACACGTGTATTTGTGATGTGGCAGATAGTTATTGGTTTAAAGTGACGTGCGTACGAGTCATATTAGAAGTCCGGTGGATTTTTTGTCCAGCTGTAATTGTACGTTATTGCGTTCTAGTTCAACAGATGATAAAACGCGTGGGGTTGGTTccggtacaaaccatatttatcctacaaaccgtaagaacagatcctagcacttaaaaaaagttaaattagcacataccaaaataatacatacataaaagtagcacatgtgaattatattagcacataaaaattaatcaagataattaattttagcacatatttgaatgatatcagcactttttttaatcagcacattgaaaacaaaaggaagattcaaataaagaattaattgcttgttagcatatttataaggaattcaatataattgatattatttatgATATTATTGTATCATTTCTCTATGATTGTTTGGAGGCCACGTGACACTTCTTAaatggttcttacagtttgtatgCAAAAagtggtttgtatttgatcctagtCCTAAAACGCGTTacctaaaaaatatatatatttttatttatggtggtattaatataatatttttatctGATAAAGCTTCagctttatatttttttatttatatccTTTGCTTTCACGGTTAAGGTTTATTATAAGTGCCTTCAAAACATACAACGTTTGTTTTGAGTTTGATTGATCTATAAGTTTTAGTACCACGTAAATTGTAATGTATTGTCTGTCATGTAATGATTATAAAAAATACAAAGAAACTCTTAGCTCATGAGAAAATAAACCTATAAAAGCGGGGAAAAAAAAGAAAACTTATAAGATTATGTGAGTGTGTCTATAGTGTCCAAAACCCATCTCTGGTCGGCTATGCGAGGTTGTTAGGTTTGCGATTGTGAAGATAAACCAGTTTGGGTTTGCGATTGTGGACATTAATTATGTTGGGTTGCGATTGACCGTGGATGATGCGAATATTTCAGATCTGGAAATTGGATGTCAATGTGCAAATGGAAATTGGATCTGAATGTGCAAATGGAAATCAACATCTTGAAAACAACCAGATGTATGTTGGAAGATTTCATTTCGGAGGTGAATGTTAACTGTTGAGTGGTGTTTTCTGCTCGTCGGAGGTAGGCGATGTTGGTGGTCGGAGATACGACAGAGAGAGAAGTATTAcaaatttttatatgttttttaagCTATTTATAAAATTGTTTTTATATAATTGGTAAAATGTCTAATTTGCCCTCAAATAGGGTTCACTTGGTCAGATTTAATCATGAAAATAAATTGGGTTCAGGGTAAAGGACACATcgtgcaagggtttgcaaacacaAAATAGATTTACTATAATTATTGAATAGATTGCAATCAGATAAAATCATGTAAaacaatttttgtaatttttacgTTTACTAGCGGCCCATATTCAAATATGTGTTTTCAAATACACAAACCCCTCACTTTTTCTCTGCCTATCATCCATCACCTCAACTATAAACCCACAAAAAACCCTTTTCTTTCTACCTGGACTGCGGCGATGGATCCTGATACGGTAGCGAAGTCGTTCGTGGAGCACTACTACTCAACATTCGACACAAATCGGGCCACTCTCGCTAACCTCTACCAGGATTCCTCCATGTTAACGTTCGAAGGTCAGAAGATTCAGGGATCTTCCAACATCGTTGCCAAGCTGACGTCACTCCCCTTCCAACAGTGCAAGCACAGCATCACCACCGTTGACTGTCAGCCCTCTGGCCCTTCCGGCGGCATGCTTGTTTTCGTTTCCGGTAACCTCCAACTCGCCGGCGAACAACATGCTCTCAAGTTCAGTCAGGTACATTATTCATTTGTTTATTTAGTAGCTTTTATTTCATTACTTGTGTGAGATATTGTGTTTTTTCTATCGCTTTGTTATACCTAATTGTATAAATATAAACCGTGTGTGTGTTTTATAGATTGTAGTTGTTTGTTTATCTAATGAACTGTTTGATTAGCTAGCGAGTATTGAAGGAATCTGACAGGAGTTGATATTTGTTTGTTACCGTCTagggtttttatttttatatttttttgtaaaagatgGGGTGTTTGGGATGCATTGCTTGTATGCTTATTGTTGTTTTGATACATTTGTAAGGTGTTTGGGATTGCCCAACCGAAACTGCTTGCTTATGTGATTGATTACTTTGAATGAGCAGTTTGAAGTTGCTTGTTTTGAAAAGTAATGCGCTGATTGTAAGACTgaagggtatgggggccggctgaggcccggctaggaccggcgccggtcccccacaccgccccccataGGGTCGGCTCGGCAACATCGGCTCCCCACAGCCGGATGTGCCGGTCCTCCCTTCTCCttccttctctcacatatacctatacatacatacatatatatacataaaggggttcatcccccacccccctaGGTTCTTCCCCTCCAAACCACTCCTACGTGGCGccgacgtggcggcccatccccttggggatgaggctctccataccctttagtctaagCAGTTTGGTATATGCCTGGTTATTGGGTCGGAGGTCACGTTATTGTGAATTCTTATGTGGAAAATGTTCATTAATATTATTCAATTTAATCATCTTATGTTACATGTGGAATTTTTTGTGTATGTTTTTTCCGCTTTCTATGGTAAACATCTCTTACAAATTCAATTCATCAATGGGAATCATCGCCCATCATTAACCTTTTTTGTTACTGTTATTTGGCAGTTTTAATTTCT encodes:
- the LOC110939554 gene encoding F-box only protein 6 → MFRHLIDQVQHLVDLHGFPPPPPPIPTVPPSPTTTVLAPPLYLHDYRWCFGNLENSVFENNCENVIMKVTKSKKTKKKQKQKQTENSGSNESLNEEIWRHFPEELYENVIARLPIATIFRFRSVCQNWNSLLTSNTFTRQCARFIPPQPWFYIMTHEKANAGAMYDPVSTKWYYLFIPKMPTERIISPVASAGGLLCFHGNGGRSFFVCNPLTNTFKKLPDRLSSIWSIVAVEMILNKKSNTGGYQIMLVASNGEYEVYDSVINKWTLVESLPDCIKLPLSSKLRFNTVAANGLIYFLRSDPYGIVSFDMESKVWKQYLVPPPPLSRDLALVECGGRIMLVGLVTKSAASSVSVWELQKMTLLWKEVDRMPNVMSLEFYGKHVSLCCLGNSGLVMLSLVSGTMNRLITYDILKKEWLKVPDCAMGIAIGTAFHPSLTAIA
- the LOC110939555 gene encoding probable stress-associated endoplasmic reticulum protein; protein product: MTTSRRLADKKVGKFDKNITRRGSVGQSSSTKKGNNYPVGPIMLGFFVFVVIGSSLVQIIRTATSGGMA
- the LOC110939556 gene encoding nuclear transport factor 2B, encoding MDPDTVAKSFVEHYYSTFDTNRATLANLYQDSSMLTFEGQKIQGSSNIVAKLTSLPFQQCKHSITTVDCQPSGPSGGMLVFVSGNLQLAGEQHALKFSQMFHLMPTPQSSFYVLNDIFRLNYA